One window of Dyadobacter sandarakinus genomic DNA carries:
- a CDS encoding winged helix-turn-helix transcriptional regulator translates to MKEVNQRSTCPVSTSLDILGDKWTLLILRDMVFAGKSAYGQFLQSAEKMATNILADRLAVLESQGILTKAVAADKKSKFTYRLTEKGIDTVPIIVELILWGSRHCSTVVAPGLLEELQAGKGAAIEKYQRQAREQALV, encoded by the coding sequence ATGAAAGAGGTAAATCAGCGTTCTACGTGCCCAGTCAGTACATCGCTCGACATACTTGGAGATAAATGGACCCTGCTCATTCTCAGGGATATGGTATTTGCGGGGAAGTCTGCTTACGGACAGTTTCTGCAGTCGGCGGAAAAGATGGCGACCAACATTCTGGCCGACAGACTGGCGGTACTGGAATCGCAGGGCATCTTAACCAAGGCGGTGGCGGCGGATAAAAAATCCAAGTTCACCTACCGCCTGACCGAAAAAGGGATCGATACCGTGCCGATCATTGTCGAGCTGATTTTGTGGGGAAGCAGGCATTGCTCCACCGTCGTTGCTCCTGGCTTGCTGGAAGAACTTCAGGCCGGGAAAGGCGCTGCCATTGAAAAGTACCAGCGGCAAGCGCGTGAACAGGCCTTGGTTTAA
- a CDS encoding T9SS type A sorting domain-containing protein, whose product MDLFYKVLGNFLLRKINKSAVRQICLAAFCFLPQCLSAAVIYVNPAAGGNGSGSSWGNAYTKLAPALAAAVAGDEIWVKKGVYKPSIAFDINGNGTLEAQEVTFRIRSGIAVYGGFAGNETLRSQRNYLANLTILSGDIDNNDSNVDGNNIAENTGNIQGANAFHVVYTRNVDAAARLDGFIVTAGRAKSSGVSTDANQDGGGWYNHLGSPANASSPTIANTTFRGNYAESEGGALFSTALAGGTVASVISNCKFISNKSNVAGGAVNMGSFSAGNYQPQFRKCEFVQNEAYRRGGAIYLIGDHAVLDSTTFRANMVTAVSPDKSTLPGSGGGVGMVGSNARFSNCIFDSNTTTGNPTGPFEGGGGGAVYMSVNESQSNTLGISEPKFVNCGFYNNVASGNVSAWGGAAVHLSDGGKLRPTYTGCVFTNNQAQNLGGAVANFARVISVATGFVPELTPVFTNCTFYYNQAGQQGGAIYNQGYIYKGAQVLNAKVENAILWNDMASTSGPEVGSSTARITIYYSLVKGSGGSGAGWNGSLALDGGNNIDTNPGFVNTADADGADNLPGTSDDGLRTTAYAPVTDVGNNAAAGLAGVTKDFIGGARIQGSTVDMGAYETARIKLPDLGKLRLYDWRPVVTGCLSCPWAIQLNERIFQNFSWDGAAYLTDGRSTFITGKIVSRENREVGFEVYLRLVSKQDWSTWSARGRTYSTYASEAEIAARRNHINWTFWELSSDSYLKGTGLLSGTLSLAHTPVDRHTGFQLGVGANGWDADQGLSGTFSYRGTLLYRGERLALNNVGSLNVDARQSDRAVRLMVPEPEVAAGDAVVSKPALSIYPNPARDAINLQSENLIGKFGIKLLRQDGSVVSQWQGASTDGTVRMPVKGVKPGNYLLILTGKDGTVTSGNVLVE is encoded by the coding sequence ATGGACCTCTTTTACAAAGTTTTAGGAAATTTCCTTTTGAGGAAAATCAACAAAAGTGCTGTCCGGCAGATCTGCCTGGCAGCATTTTGTTTTTTACCGCAATGCCTGTCGGCTGCGGTCATTTATGTCAATCCCGCAGCAGGTGGGAACGGCTCGGGCAGCAGCTGGGGAAATGCGTATACCAAGCTGGCACCCGCGCTCGCTGCCGCAGTCGCTGGAGACGAAATTTGGGTCAAAAAAGGGGTTTACAAACCTTCGATTGCATTTGACATCAATGGAAACGGTACCCTGGAAGCACAGGAAGTAACGTTCAGGATCCGGTCGGGAATTGCCGTGTACGGCGGCTTTGCCGGCAATGAAACGCTCCGCAGCCAGCGTAATTACCTCGCCAACCTCACAATCCTGAGCGGGGATATCGATAACAATGATTCCAATGTCGACGGCAACAACATTGCTGAGAATACGGGTAATATCCAGGGAGCGAATGCATTCCACGTTGTTTACACCCGCAACGTGGATGCCGCAGCGCGCCTCGACGGATTCATCGTCACCGCAGGCAGAGCGAAAAGCAGCGGCGTATCCACGGATGCAAACCAGGATGGCGGCGGCTGGTACAATCACCTCGGCAGTCCTGCCAATGCAAGCAGTCCCACGATCGCCAATACGACTTTCCGCGGGAATTATGCCGAGTCAGAAGGCGGCGCATTGTTCAGTACTGCGTTGGCAGGCGGCACCGTAGCTTCGGTGATCTCCAATTGTAAGTTCATTTCCAACAAGTCCAACGTTGCAGGCGGGGCGGTCAATATGGGCTCCTTCAGTGCGGGCAATTACCAGCCGCAGTTCAGAAAGTGCGAGTTTGTGCAGAACGAAGCGTACCGCCGCGGTGGGGCCATTTACCTGATCGGCGACCATGCCGTACTGGATTCCACGACTTTCAGGGCCAACATGGTGACCGCTGTATCTCCCGACAAGAGCACGCTTCCGGGCTCAGGTGGGGGCGTGGGTATGGTAGGTTCCAATGCCCGTTTTTCAAACTGTATATTCGACAGTAACACCACCACCGGCAATCCTACGGGCCCATTTGAAGGCGGCGGGGGCGGAGCTGTGTACATGTCAGTGAACGAATCCCAGTCGAATACGCTGGGCATTTCGGAACCGAAGTTTGTGAACTGCGGGTTTTATAACAATGTCGCCAGCGGGAATGTATCTGCCTGGGGTGGCGCGGCAGTGCACCTGAGCGATGGTGGAAAGCTGCGTCCAACATATACCGGCTGTGTTTTTACCAACAATCAGGCACAAAATCTGGGCGGTGCCGTGGCGAATTTTGCAAGGGTGATCAGTGTAGCAACCGGGTTTGTGCCGGAACTTACGCCTGTTTTTACCAACTGTACCTTTTATTACAACCAGGCCGGCCAGCAGGGTGGGGCGATCTACAACCAGGGATATATCTACAAAGGTGCGCAGGTACTTAACGCCAAAGTTGAAAACGCCATTTTATGGAACGACATGGCGAGTACAAGCGGACCGGAAGTGGGCTCGTCGACTGCCAGGATTACCATTTACTATTCGCTGGTAAAAGGATCGGGCGGCAGCGGCGCGGGCTGGAATGGCAGCCTGGCCCTCGATGGCGGCAATAACATTGACACCAATCCCGGCTTCGTGAACACGGCTGATGCCGACGGGGCTGACAATCTGCCCGGTACTTCCGACGACGGACTGCGGACAACTGCATACGCGCCCGTGACCGATGTGGGTAACAATGCGGCTGCCGGACTGGCCGGAGTTACCAAAGACTTCATCGGCGGCGCACGCATTCAGGGCAGCACGGTGGATATGGGTGCCTACGAAACCGCACGCATTAAGTTGCCTGACCTGGGAAAATTGCGCCTTTATGACTGGCGGCCCGTCGTGACCGGCTGCCTGAGCTGTCCATGGGCAATCCAGCTGAATGAAAGGATATTCCAGAACTTTTCCTGGGACGGCGCTGCCTACCTTACCGATGGCCGGTCAACCTTTATCACGGGTAAAATTGTCAGCCGCGAAAACAGGGAGGTTGGATTTGAAGTGTACCTGAGACTTGTCAGCAAGCAGGATTGGAGCACCTGGAGTGCCAGGGGACGCACTTATTCCACCTATGCTTCCGAGGCCGAAATCGCCGCGAGACGAAACCATATTAACTGGACTTTCTGGGAACTGAGCAGTGACAGTTATCTCAAAGGTACCGGGCTGCTTTCCGGTACATTGAGTCTGGCGCATACGCCGGTCGACAGGCATACGGGCTTCCAGCTGGGTGTAGGTGCCAATGGCTGGGATGCTGACCAGGGCCTGAGCGGGACTTTTTCTTATAGAGGTACACTCCTTTACAGAGGTGAAAGACTTGCCCTTAATAACGTAGGCTCACTGAATGTGGATGCCAGGCAATCCGACCGGGCTGTCAGACTTATGGTACCGGAACCCGAAGTAGCAGCAGGTGATGCAGTCGTCAGCAAACCTGCATTGTCCATTTATCCAAACCCTGCGCGTGATGCCATCAACCTTCAATCAGAAAATCTGATTGGGAAATTCGGAATAAAGCTGTTGCGGCAGGATGGATCGGTGGTGAGCCAGTGGCAGGGTGCCTCTACAGACGGTACGGTGCGTATGCCGGTAAAAGGAGTCAAGCCCGGTAACTATCTGCTGATCCTGACGGGTAAGGATGGTACCGTCACCAGCGGGAATGTGTTAGTTGAATGA
- a CDS encoding RNA polymerase sigma factor — MTDTDPGNDLWERFVSGSSSAFSELYDAYTDILYKFGMRYTADSELVKDCIHDLFIDLHTYRPSLAREVNVRFYLLKSFRRKLHAAHRRSSLLNLNRWNTDETFGVQALSFSIEHEIIVDEEQREMLEQLASEINQLPERQREILYLRFNQDLDYEEIASMMQISVPTCRTFIYRAIKQLRGKLACGSFALIILWA, encoded by the coding sequence ATGACAGACACAGATCCGGGAAATGACCTTTGGGAGCGTTTTGTTTCAGGGAGTTCTTCGGCATTCAGCGAACTTTACGATGCTTACACGGACATTCTTTACAAGTTCGGAATGCGGTATACTGCTGACAGCGAGCTTGTCAAGGATTGTATCCATGATCTTTTCATTGACCTGCATACCTACCGGCCCAGCCTGGCCAGAGAGGTGAATGTCAGGTTCTATTTGCTTAAATCATTCCGCAGGAAATTGCATGCTGCCCACCGCAGGTCGAGCCTGCTGAATCTCAACCGGTGGAATACGGACGAAACTTTTGGCGTCCAGGCATTATCGTTCAGCATTGAGCATGAAATAATTGTAGACGAGGAGCAGCGCGAAATGCTCGAACAACTGGCTTCCGAAATCAACCAGCTTCCGGAGCGGCAGCGGGAAATTCTGTACCTGCGATTCAATCAGGATCTTGATTATGAGGAAATTGCCTCAATGATGCAGATCTCCGTCCCCACCTGCAGAACCTTCATTTACCGTGCAATCAAACAGCTCCGCGGCAAGCTGGCGTGTGGCTCTTTCGCCCTGATTATTCTCTGGGCGTAA
- a CDS encoding SusC/RagA family TonB-linked outer membrane protein yields MKLVVLLLFIGMMGVHATGYSQKSRMDVTIRNGHLGLLFKQIQEKTDYRIFYRDGLFSETEGGNLNLNLKNETVPAILTRALKGSDLSYKIIGKQIAVFKKDEAPQSAAIKSLPVAVEPAAAVIREITGTIRDMKGSPLPGATVIVKGTDKGTSTDATGKFTIEAEQGDVLVISFIGYLGKEQAISTQTSVDVQLEEDLGGLEEVVIVGFGSQRKATITGSIATITTEDLKQSPTASITNALAGRLPGLFANQFSGGEPGVDRSDIFIRGTATYGNQSPIVIIDGLERSMDYLAPSEIETFTILKDASATAPYGVRGANGVILITTRRGKVQDKATVNFKASVGVNQPVKFPTYLGSADYAMLYNEARRNDNPGVDPSTLNLFSETAIANFRKAKGDNSDGLGYNWNYFDYAFKPGVQHDYSLSISGGSVRARYFVLANYFQQDGNYKHTDLGPNNTQAVFKRYNFRSNIDIDITDNFFARLDIGARITDRNAPGTTAARIVEMANTQPSYLPITLEPNGNPANRVYEANNPLGMLYGDQIYRFNILGELSRTGFLNDKNTYLNGSFSLGHKLDFITKGLSVDGIFSYDAADGGWIRRDVTSYSEGYREYPGYATFVPEAGSDIYREPGVYTGAYKSGNKYDIDQTIRNQFDKKDSESRSYMQAKLDYLRNFGMHDVTGMVLVNRSKRIINNQVPFSYQGITARATYGYDDRYLFEFNAAYNGSENFAKGKRYGFFPSVSAGWVLSKEQFMTSTQNWLNTFKIRGSYGLVGSDRVPNDRRFIYLQYFGGRDGDYNFGTDNFGSGAGGYLSEGDLANPDLTWEKARKANIGIDATFLKHLTVTVDLFHEHRYDIITDMGGGDKLGYPDIVGKDAPYINSGIVNNRGFDLEVGWSGSIGKHATYFIRPNLSFARNNIVFMNEIPYAMAGRANTGKRIGEHFNYAFDHFVRNQEEANELNGMNSGSGYQSWGTLRPGDVVYKDLNGDGRVDDLGDRTAMGNPRNPEIMFGLPVGARYRDFDFSMLFQGASRASVQLSGAAVYDFPLFNQDKYGKVKPMHLDRWTPETAATATYPALHFGDHSNNKNPNSSLFMYNSKYVRLKTIELGYNLPKAAIKKIGIEQVRFYAQGLNLLTWDGLKKVDMDPETREGTGDWYPIQKVLNFGVDLTF; encoded by the coding sequence ATGAAGCTGGTAGTTCTGCTGCTGTTTATCGGAATGATGGGGGTTCACGCCACGGGCTATTCGCAGAAAAGCCGGATGGACGTAACGATCCGCAACGGCCATCTCGGGTTATTGTTTAAGCAGATTCAGGAAAAAACCGATTACAGGATTTTCTATCGTGACGGTCTCTTTTCGGAAACTGAAGGAGGAAATCTGAATCTCAATCTCAAAAACGAAACCGTACCTGCCATCCTCACGCGGGCACTGAAAGGATCTGATCTGTCCTATAAAATCATTGGGAAACAGATCGCAGTTTTCAAAAAAGATGAAGCGCCGCAATCCGCTGCCATCAAATCACTTCCTGTTGCCGTGGAACCGGCTGCGGCTGTGATCAGAGAAATTACCGGTACCATCCGGGATATGAAAGGTTCGCCGCTCCCGGGAGCAACCGTCATCGTCAAAGGAACCGACAAGGGGACTTCGACCGACGCGACCGGAAAGTTTACCATTGAGGCGGAACAGGGCGATGTGCTGGTGATTTCGTTTATCGGATACCTGGGAAAAGAGCAGGCGATCAGTACTCAAACCTCGGTTGACGTGCAGCTGGAAGAGGATCTGGGCGGGCTCGAAGAGGTGGTGATCGTCGGTTTCGGATCACAGCGGAAAGCAACCATCACGGGCTCCATCGCCACCATCACCACAGAAGATTTAAAGCAAAGTCCGACGGCAAGCATTACCAATGCACTGGCAGGGCGGCTTCCCGGACTTTTTGCCAACCAGTTCAGCGGGGGCGAGCCTGGGGTAGACCGGAGTGACATATTCATACGCGGTACCGCCACCTATGGCAACCAGTCGCCCATCGTGATTATTGATGGACTCGAAAGAAGTATGGATTACCTGGCGCCCTCTGAAATTGAGACATTTACGATCCTGAAAGATGCATCGGCGACAGCACCTTACGGGGTGAGGGGAGCCAATGGAGTTATCCTGATTACGACCAGAAGGGGGAAAGTACAGGATAAGGCCACCGTGAATTTCAAAGCATCGGTGGGGGTAAACCAGCCGGTAAAGTTCCCGACTTACCTGGGCTCGGCAGATTACGCCATGCTATACAATGAGGCGCGCCGGAATGATAATCCCGGCGTGGACCCGTCTACCCTCAATTTGTTTTCGGAGACGGCCATTGCCAATTTCAGGAAGGCAAAGGGTGACAACTCCGACGGCCTGGGTTACAACTGGAATTACTTTGACTACGCCTTCAAGCCGGGCGTACAGCATGATTATAGTTTGTCTATTAGCGGTGGATCAGTAAGGGCCAGATATTTCGTTCTGGCCAATTACTTTCAGCAGGACGGTAATTACAAGCATACCGATCTCGGCCCCAACAACACCCAGGCAGTTTTCAAGCGCTATAACTTCCGCTCCAACATTGACATTGATATTACGGATAACTTTTTCGCCAGACTGGACATCGGGGCCAGGATCACCGACCGTAATGCACCGGGTACGACGGCCGCCAGGATTGTGGAAATGGCCAATACCCAGCCTTCCTACCTGCCGATCACGCTGGAACCCAACGGAAATCCTGCCAACCGCGTTTACGAAGCCAATAATCCGCTTGGCATGCTCTATGGTGATCAGATTTACCGTTTCAACATATTGGGAGAGCTGAGCCGTACCGGTTTTCTGAATGATAAAAATACCTACCTCAACGGATCATTTTCGCTCGGTCACAAGCTGGATTTTATTACAAAAGGACTTTCTGTCGACGGGATATTTTCTTATGATGCCGCAGACGGGGGCTGGATCCGGCGGGATGTGACAAGCTATTCCGAAGGTTATCGCGAGTACCCGGGCTATGCCACGTTCGTTCCCGAGGCAGGCAGCGATATTTACAGAGAGCCCGGTGTTTATACGGGTGCCTACAAGTCGGGCAACAAGTACGATATTGACCAGACGATCCGCAACCAGTTTGACAAAAAAGACAGCGAAAGCCGGTCCTATATGCAGGCCAAGCTGGATTACCTGCGCAATTTCGGAATGCATGACGTAACCGGGATGGTGCTGGTAAACCGTTCCAAAAGGATCATCAACAACCAGGTACCATTCAGCTACCAGGGTATTACCGCCCGGGCGACCTATGGTTATGATGATCGCTATCTTTTTGAATTCAATGCGGCTTACAACGGGTCTGAGAACTTTGCCAAAGGCAAGCGCTACGGATTTTTCCCATCGGTTTCTGCGGGCTGGGTACTTTCCAAGGAGCAATTCATGACGAGTACCCAAAACTGGCTGAACACATTCAAAATCAGGGGTTCCTATGGTCTTGTAGGCAGCGACCGCGTACCCAATGATCGCCGGTTTATCTACCTCCAGTACTTCGGGGGACGGGATGGTGACTACAATTTCGGGACGGACAATTTTGGCTCCGGTGCCGGGGGATACCTGTCCGAAGGTGACCTTGCAAACCCTGACCTGACCTGGGAAAAAGCCAGGAAAGCCAACATCGGTATCGACGCCACATTCCTCAAACACCTTACCGTGACAGTGGACCTTTTTCATGAACACCGGTACGACATTATCACGGACATGGGCGGAGGCGACAAGCTGGGTTATCCGGACATCGTCGGCAAAGACGCGCCATACATCAACTCGGGGATTGTGAATAACCGCGGGTTCGATCTGGAAGTAGGCTGGTCGGGAAGCATTGGTAAGCATGCTACTTACTTCATCCGTCCCAACCTGTCTTTTGCGCGCAACAATATCGTTTTCATGAATGAAATACCTTACGCAATGGCAGGCCGTGCCAACACGGGCAAGCGCATCGGCGAACATTTCAACTATGCATTCGACCACTTTGTGCGCAACCAGGAGGAGGCCAATGAGCTCAACGGAATGAATTCCGGAAGTGGCTATCAGTCGTGGGGAACTTTACGGCCCGGCGACGTGGTGTACAAGGACCTGAATGGCGACGGCAGGGTAGACGACCTGGGCGACCGTACCGCGATGGGCAATCCGCGCAACCCGGAAATCATGTTTGGTCTGCCGGTGGGCGCGCGGTACCGCGACTTCGATTTCAGTATGCTGTTCCAGGGTGCGTCGCGGGCTTCCGTTCAGCTTTCGGGTGCTGCTGTGTACGATTTTCCATTGTTTAATCAGGATAAATACGGTAAAGTAAAACCGATGCACCTGGACCGCTGGACACCGGAAACTGCTGCCACAGCCACTTATCCTGCGCTCCACTTCGGAGACCACAGCAACAACAAAAATCCGAACAGCAGCCTGTTCATGTACAATTCCAAATACGTCCGGCTGAAAACAATTGAACTGGGCTACAACCTGCCCAAGGCAGCCATCAAGAAAATCGGCATTGAGCAGGTGCGGTTCTATGCGCAGGGCCTTAACCTGCTGACTTGGGACGGCCTCAAAAAGGTGGACATGGACCCTGAAACCCGGGAAGGTACCGGCGACTGGTACCCGATCCAGAAGGTGCTGAACTTTGGTGTTGATTTAACATTCTGA
- a CDS encoding SulP family inorganic anion transporter gives MKGYLDLFDFSQKINYKTEILAGLTVAMTMMPESLSFAILAGFPPLTGLYAAFIMGLVTSVFGGRPGLISGGAGATVIVLVALMKSHGIEYVFAAIALAGVIQMLIGIFKFGKFVRLVPQPVMYGFVNGLAVVIFMSQLEQFKTVVAGESVWLTGTPLYMMTALVLLTIGIILILPRFTKAVPPSLVAIIVVFAIVLGFGLDTKTVRDIAAVSGGFPPFHMPAVPVSLATLEIILPYAVIMAGVGLTEGLLTLNLVDELTGTKGNGNRECIAQGSANILNGFFFGMGGCPMIAQTLVNLSAGARARLSGIIASLTILTIILVGAPVIERVPMAALTGVMIMVAVGTFEWASFRIINKMPKQDVLVGMLVAAITIYLHNLALAVLVGVIISALVFAWESAKRIRAHKSTDENGVRHYRIYGPLFFGSVAAFNEKFEVLTDPKEVIIDFSDSRVADMSGIEALNKITARYQKAGKKVLLKHLSADCRRLLQNADDVIDVNIIEDPTYRVADQ, from the coding sequence ATGAAGGGCTATTTAGATCTTTTCGATTTTTCACAAAAAATCAACTATAAAACCGAAATACTGGCCGGACTGACCGTAGCCATGACGATGATGCCGGAATCGCTCTCATTTGCGATCCTGGCCGGTTTTCCGCCGCTTACCGGACTTTATGCAGCCTTTATCATGGGGCTGGTGACGTCAGTTTTCGGAGGCAGGCCGGGACTGATCTCCGGCGGGGCCGGTGCCACGGTGATCGTTTTGGTGGCGCTGATGAAATCACACGGTATCGAATATGTGTTTGCTGCAATTGCACTGGCTGGCGTCATCCAGATGCTGATCGGCATTTTCAAATTCGGGAAGTTTGTGAGGCTGGTGCCCCAACCTGTTATGTACGGTTTTGTCAACGGACTGGCTGTGGTCATTTTTATGTCCCAGCTCGAACAGTTTAAAACTGTCGTCGCCGGCGAATCCGTATGGCTCACCGGCACCCCCCTTTACATGATGACCGCGCTGGTGCTGCTTACGATTGGTATCATCCTCATCTTGCCAAGGTTCACCAAAGCAGTTCCTCCGTCTCTCGTGGCCATTATCGTCGTCTTTGCGATCGTACTGGGTTTCGGTCTGGACACCAAAACAGTGCGTGATATTGCCGCTGTGAGTGGCGGGTTTCCTCCTTTCCATATGCCCGCAGTCCCGGTCAGCCTTGCTACCCTGGAAATTATTTTGCCTTACGCCGTGATTATGGCAGGCGTGGGGCTCACCGAGGGATTGTTGACGTTAAACCTGGTGGACGAACTAACCGGAACAAAAGGAAACGGCAACCGCGAATGCATTGCGCAGGGTAGCGCCAACATCCTCAACGGCTTTTTCTTCGGGATGGGCGGGTGCCCGATGATCGCGCAAACGCTGGTAAACCTTTCCGCCGGGGCAAGGGCACGACTGTCGGGTATCATCGCATCGCTGACAATCCTGACCATCATTTTGGTGGGTGCGCCCGTCATTGAACGGGTACCCATGGCGGCACTGACCGGCGTGATGATCATGGTGGCAGTCGGTACATTTGAATGGGCCAGTTTCAGGATTATCAATAAAATGCCGAAACAGGACGTGCTGGTGGGTATGCTGGTGGCTGCGATTACCATTTACCTGCATAACCTCGCACTCGCCGTGCTGGTAGGCGTGATCATTTCCGCCCTGGTATTTGCGTGGGAAAGTGCCAAACGCATCCGCGCACACAAATCCACGGATGAAAACGGGGTCAGGCATTACAGGATTTATGGTCCGCTCTTCTTCGGGTCCGTCGCGGCATTTAATGAGAAATTCGAAGTGCTGACAGACCCGAAGGAAGTGATCATCGATTTCTCCGACAGCCGGGTTGCTGACATGTCCGGCATTGAGGCGCTGAATAAAATTACGGCCCGGTATCAGAAAGCAGGAAAAAAGGTGCTCCTGAAACACCTGAGCGCCGACTGCCGCCGGTTGCTTCAGAATGCCGACGATGTGATCGATGTCAATATCATTGAAGATCCTACCTACCGGGTGGCAGATCAGTAA
- a CDS encoding FecR family protein, translated as MKKRVRKSEHLPESESPDLSEDEKRIAANTRILMKSVQEEALPVLEKTALRLRMEETIELQGTRTFRGTWLAVAASVALLLVSVSGYFLLRQNTGSAMQEEASKLTFDTADTRLQLADRRIVRLSEQNADLVYKQDGLRIQIDSASVVEQRTADQAFNTLTVPYGKRSTVTLVDGTKIWLNSGSKLVYPSTSDGKTREVYLEGQAYFSVSHADDIPFFVHTKNMKVQVFGTEFDVSAYDDDPQSTAVLVKGSIELTANQKSFFGSKKKKLTPGTMAAYDPGTSELQTSQVDVASYISWKEGYLILNKVPLPDILRKLGRYYRADISLGSADARNMTFSGRLDLQEDIAPVLDIIAATTSLNYQQTERRFIFR; from the coding sequence ATGAAGAAACGCGTACGCAAAAGTGAACATCTGCCTGAGTCCGAATCGCCGGATCTTTCGGAAGATGAAAAAAGGATTGCCGCCAATACCCGCATTTTAATGAAGTCAGTACAGGAGGAGGCTCTGCCGGTGCTGGAAAAGACGGCATTGCGCCTGCGCATGGAGGAAACCATTGAGCTGCAGGGTACCCGTACCTTTCGCGGGACATGGCTGGCCGTGGCGGCATCGGTCGCATTGCTGCTGGTCAGCGTGTCCGGCTACTTTTTGCTTCGGCAAAATACGGGCTCGGCCATGCAGGAGGAAGCTTCAAAGCTCACTTTCGATACGGCTGATACACGTTTGCAGCTTGCCGACAGGAGGATCGTTCGGCTGTCCGAGCAAAATGCAGACCTGGTGTATAAGCAGGATGGCTTGCGAATCCAGATCGATTCCGCATCGGTGGTTGAGCAGCGCACAGCCGACCAGGCATTCAACACCCTGACGGTCCCTTATGGCAAAAGGTCAACCGTAACATTGGTGGATGGTACCAAAATATGGCTTAATTCCGGTTCCAAGCTGGTTTATCCTTCCACATCGGATGGAAAAACCAGGGAGGTTTACCTGGAAGGGCAGGCTTACTTCTCCGTCTCCCACGCCGACGATATACCCTTCTTTGTGCATACCAAAAATATGAAAGTTCAGGTGTTCGGGACCGAATTTGACGTGAGCGCTTACGACGACGACCCGCAGAGTACGGCTGTTCTGGTCAAAGGAAGTATTGAGCTTACCGCCAATCAGAAATCCTTTTTTGGCTCAAAAAAGAAAAAGCTGACGCCCGGAACCATGGCCGCCTACGATCCCGGAACCTCGGAACTGCAGACCTCGCAGGTTGATGTGGCATCCTACATTTCCTGGAAAGAGGGTTACCTCATTCTCAATAAAGTGCCTTTACCAGACATTCTGCGTAAGCTGGGGCGCTATTACCGGGCTGATATTTCACTCGGAAGTGCCGATGCAAGGAACATGACATTTTCCGGAAGACTGGATTTACAGGAAGACATTGCGCCGGTGCTGGATATCATCGCGGCAACCACATCACTCAATTATCAGCAAACAGAAAGGAGGTTTATATTCAGATAA
- the mscL gene encoding large conductance mechanosensitive channel protein MscL gives MLKEFKEFALRGNVMDLAVGVIIGAAFGRIVDSVVNDLIMPLVGKAVGNVDFSNLYVPLSDKITPGLSLEQAKSLGPVFAYGQFLTIVIDFIILAFIIFLLIRSMNRLMRRKVEEPGVPPAPTKEEVLLTEIRDLLSQSRPVR, from the coding sequence ATGTTAAAAGAATTCAAAGAGTTTGCCCTGCGTGGTAATGTCATGGATTTGGCCGTCGGGGTAATTATTGGTGCGGCATTCGGCCGGATCGTTGATTCCGTCGTGAATGACCTTATTATGCCGCTGGTTGGAAAAGCAGTGGGAAATGTTGATTTCAGTAATCTGTATGTGCCGCTTTCCGACAAAATTACACCGGGACTTTCGCTTGAACAGGCCAAAAGCCTCGGGCCTGTGTTTGCTTATGGACAGTTTCTTACCATTGTGATTGATTTTATCATTCTGGCGTTCATTATATTCCTGCTGATCAGGTCTATGAACCGGCTGATGCGCCGGAAAGTAGAAGAGCCCGGAGTACCTCCTGCACCTACAAAAGAAGAAGTATTATTAACTGAAATCCGCGACCTGCTCAGTCAATCCCGGCCTGTACGGTAA